CGATACCTAAGCTTTCAGAAAACATCAGTAGCATAAATAAATCTTCCTCATCACGCGCCGCGCGTGCCATTGTCTGACGATAAGGCGCATGATAAAACTCATTTAACCCAGCCACGAACCGTTGCCACCATGGCTCAAGGTTTTTTATAGGTGTTGTTATATCTGTCTTTTCCATAATGACTCTTATGTTGCGTATGCTTATTATCTATCATGCCTATATGAGACAAAAAACGCCAGCAATTGCTGCTAGCGTTTTTATCATATTTCAGTAAGTATTTAACTAGGCATTCAATATGGCTTAGAGGTTACTTTTGCCCTTGTGTATCGACCATTCTTTGCGTAGTACTGATAGACTCTCAAACGTCACTAAAATCGTGGCGACCAAAATAATGATATCCATAATGACAAGTAGCCAATTACCGTCATTGAAAAAAGTTTTTAGCTGAATTAATAACGCAAAAACAGTCATGACTAGTAAGAAAGATAAGGGTCCTAAAGTATACCATACTGGTCTGCCCTTACGTAACAAGATGACTGTGACAATCATCAAGGTTAATGCTGCCATTAGCTGATTTGTCGTGCCAAATAGCGGCCAGATAATCATGCCACCAGCACCATCGATGCCACCGGCACCAAATGCTAATAACAG
This window of the Psychrobacter arcticus 273-4 genome carries:
- a CDS encoding cory-CC-star protein, producing MEKTDITTPIKNLEPWWQRFVAGLNEFYHAPYRQTMARAARDEEDLFMLLMFSESLGIDNPASFYTLELQPLFLENFHEWHTRMGMDRCPFDHVGCC